A genome region from Anopheles stephensi strain Indian chromosome 2, UCI_ANSTEP_V1.0, whole genome shotgun sequence includes the following:
- the LOC118506391 gene encoding tyrosine-protein phosphatase 10D isoform X4, with protein sequence MQSTMLERRKKMQPPTMQQQNHKQPERSGPGAIRCVRSKSDQHRRLGRRKVVRMVGDAGSILTSARELFLTTFALALLAQQCYGADLVIEIPGNQGLDDSFYRLDYYPPIGNPAANATIASRDVGDEIQFSNGLPGTRYNFWLYYTNSTHKDWLTWTVSITTAPDPPANLTVIPRSGKNVIINWSPPLQGNYSSFKLKILGLSDNFATNQTVAIEDNQFQYMVRDLTPGATYQVQAYTLYDGKESVAYTSRNFTTKPNTPGKFIVWFRNETTLLVLWQPPYPAGIYTHYKVSIEPPDALGSVLYVQKEGEPPGPAQAAFKGLVPGRAYNISVQTMSEDEISLPTTAQYRTVPLRPMNVTFDKKSITENSFKVMWEAPKGTSEFDKYQVSLSTSRRQQAVLRNDNENMAWLEFKENLDPGKTYQVVVKTVSGKVTSWPANGDVTLKPLPVKQLLSSTDSKTGIITISWKPDEVSTQDEYRISYHELETNNGDSSTMSTNQTSFALETLLPGRNYSVTVQALSRKMESNETVIFVVTRPSSPIIEDLKSIREGLNISWKSDVNSKQDKYEVTYTRNDTNDGKTVLTTESRLVFTNLYPGAGYEVKVFAVSHGLRSEPHSYFQAVYPNPPRNMTIEKVTSNSVLVHWKPPERSEFTEYSIRYRTESEKQWIRLPSVKATEADVTDMTPGEKYTIQVNTVSYGVESPNPQQVNQTVRPNPVSNIAPLVDSNNITLEFPRPEGRVETYIIHWWPTEQPDQVSMKNFTETNTILPYPGTLSDDEKVVEEPPLVRLLIGDLMSGVMYNFKIQTISYGLTSDLTKLQTRTMPLIQSEVVIVNNMHTRDTVTLSYTPTPQQSSKFDLYRFSLGDPSIPDKEKLANDTDRKVTFTGLTPGRLYNITVWTVSGKVSSQPIQRQDRMFPDPITMLEATGINDTWIALKWDIPKGEYTSFEVQYLMNDSHYVQNYTVNNHITITDLKPHRNYTITVVVRSGTESSVLRVSLPISANFQTKEALPGRMDKFAPIDIQPSEITFEWSLPPNEQNGIIRQFTITYGLDGSQHTQVKDFRPNELRGSIKGLQPGKSYVFRIQAKTAIGYGPEHIWKQKMPILAPPKPETQVVPTEVGSSATTIEIRFRKHYFSDQNGVVTTYTIIIAEDDSKNASGLEMPSWRDVQSYSVWPPYQVIEPYYPFKNSSVEDFTIGTENCDAKKTGYCNGPLKSGTTYKVKVRAFTAPDKFTDTAYSYPIRTAQDNTSLIVSITVPLMIIAMLVGVVLFLRRRRHTGRKTAEQRTNDNMSLPDSTIETSRPVLVKNFAEHYRMMSADSDFRFSEEFEELKHIGRDQPCTFADLPCNRPKNRFTNILPYDHSRFKLQPVDDEEGSDYINANYVPGHNSPREFIVTQGPLHSTRDDFWRMCWESNSRAIVMLTRTFEKGREKCDHYWPHDTVPVYYGDIKVTLLNDSHYPDWVITEFMMTRGEQQRIIRHFHFTTWPDFGVPNPPQTLARFVRAFRERVGPDQRPIVVHCSAGVGRSGTFITLDRILQQIQVSDYVDIFGIVWAMRKERVWMVQTEQQYICIHQCLLVVLEGKEGTEREIHDNQGYEEPRDDDDQQSEEQLLIENRSDDDLDEMAVQQQEHHGASTAASVENHELDRRRSGTGELIGNELAMLQQQPNFTAGETTEEELLDDEEEVEVTVDGLMIVSRKQSHTGSTGPIPNGDGKQQPQQNCSNNDQPSSGHDERSISSGGTNSNNSANSGYESSPHKRRSMTATSQERMHERRSLTFSTGGGEMLSKAVDPSNGDPMQQQQQQTHQGPGGQQQQQILPPAQQQHTHQPTVGGGKLWKEER encoded by the exons ATGCAATCAACGATGCtggaaaggagaaaaaagatGCAACCGCCGAcgatgcagcagcagaaccaTAAACAACCGGAACGATCCGGACCGGGAGCCATACGGTGCGTGAGGAGTAAAAGCGACCAACATAGACGGTTGGGGCGGCGGAAAGTGGTCCGAATGGTGGGTGATGCGGGCAGCATACTGACTTCCGCCCGCGAGCTGTTCCTTACGACTTTTGCTCTCGCGCTGCTAGCACAG CAATGTTACGGGGCGGATCTGGTGATAGAAATCCCGGGCAATCAGGGTCTGGATGATTCGTTTTACCGGCTCGACTACTACCCACCGATCGGCAATCCGGCCGCAAACGCAACGATCGCTTCGCGGGACGTTGGCGACGAGATACAGTTCTCGAACGGGCTGCCCGGCACACGGTACAACTTCTGGCTGTACTACACCAACTCGACGCACAAGGATTGGCTCACGTGGACGGTTTCGATCACGACCGCGCCGGACCCGCCGGCCAACCTAACCGTGATACCGCGCAGCGGCAAGAACGTCATCATCAACTGGAGTCCACCGCTGCAGGGCAACTATTCGTCGTTTAAGCTGAAGATTCTGGGGCTGTCGGATAACTTCGCCACCAACCAGACGGTCGCGATCGAGGACAACCAATTCCAGTACATGGTGCGGGACTTGACGCCCGGTGCCACGTACCAGGTGCAGGCCTACACGCTGTACGATGGCAAAGAGTCGGTAGCGTACACGAGCCGCAACTTCACCACAA AACCTAATACGCCGGGAAAGTTTATCGTGTGGTTCCGTAATGAAACCACCCTGCTCGTACTGTGGCAACCGCCGTATCCGGCCGGAATATACACCCACTACAAGGTATCGATCGAACCGCCGGATGCACTCGGCAGCGTGCTGTACGTGCAGAAGGAAGGCGAACCACCTGGACCGGCGCAGGCAGCTTTCAAGGGGCTGGTACCGGGCAGAGCCTACAACATATCGGTGCAAACAATGTCGGAAGATGAAATATCGCTCCCGACcaccgcccagtaccgtaccgtgCCGCTGCGCCCGATGAACGTAACGTTCGACAAAAAGTCCATCACAGAAAACTCGTTCAAAGTGATGTGGGAAGCGCCGAAGGGTACGAGCGAGTTCGACAAATATCAGGTCTCGCTATCCACGTCTCGGCGCCAGCAGGCCGTACTGCGAAATGACAATGAAAATATGGCGTGGCTCGAGTTCAAGGAAAATCTGGACCCGGGCAAAACGTACCAGGTGGTGGTGAAAACCGTCTCGGGCAAGGTAACGTCCTGGCCCGCGAACGGTGACGTTACGCTCAAACCGCTGCCCGTGAAGCAATTGCTCTCGTCGACCGATAGCAAGACCGGCATCATTACCATCTCCTGGAAACCGGATGAAGTGAGCACGCAGGACGAGTACCGCATCAGCTACCACGAGCTGGAAACGAATAATGGCGATTCGAGCACGATGAGTACCAATCAAACCTCGTTTGCGTTGGAAACGTTGCTTCCGGGGCGGAACTATTCCGTAACGGTGCAGGCACTGTCGCGCAAGATGGAATCCAACGAGACGGTGATCTTTGTCGTCACGCGACCCTCGTCACCGATCATCGAGGATCTGAAATCTATACGCGAGGGGCTGAACATTAGCTGGAAGAGCGATGTGAACTCGAAGCAGGACAAGTACGAGGTGACCTATACGCGGAACGATACGAACGATGGGAAGACTGTGCTGACCACGGAAAGTCGGCTGGTGTTTACGAATCTCTATCCGGGCGCTGGTTACGAGGTGAAGGTATTTGCTGTGAGTCATGGATTGCGCAGCGAACCGCACTCATACTTCCAGGCTGTTT ATCCCAACCCACCGAGAAATATGACGATTGAGAAGGTAACGAGTAACTCGGTACTGGTACATTGGAAACCCCCGGAGCGTTCAGAATTCACCGAATACTCGATTCGGTACCGAACGGAAAGTGAAAAGCAATGGATACGGTTACCGTCCGTGAAAGCAACCGAAGCGGACGTGACTGATATGACGCCGGGTGAAAAGTACACCATTCAGGTGAATACCGTAAGCTACGGTGTGGAGAGTCCGAATCCTCAGCAGGTCAATCAAACGGTACGACCGAATCCAGTCTCCAACATTGCTCCGCTGGTGGACTCGAACAACATTACGCTCGAGTTCCCGCGTCCGGAGGGCCGCGTTGAAACGTACATCATACACTGGTGGCCGACGGAGCAGCCCGATCAAGTATCGATGAAGAATTTCACCGAAACCAATACAA TTTTACCATATCCAGGCACGCTGAGTGACGACGAGAAAGTGGTTGAGGAACCTCCGCTCGTGCGACTGCTTATTGGAGATTTGATGTCCGGTGTGATGTACAATTTCAAGATCCAGACCATATCCTACGGTTTGACGAGTGATCTCACCAAGCTTCAAACGCGAACCATGCCACTCATTCAATCGGAAGTGGTGATCGTGAACAATATGCACACCCGTGACACGGTTACGCTCAGCTACACGCCTACACCCCAGCAGTCTTCAAAGTTCGATCTGTATCGCTTCTCCCTTGGAGATCCGAGCATTCCGGATAAGGAGAAGCTGGCAAACGATACCGATCGGAAGGTAACGTTCACCGGTCTCACTCCCGGCCGGCTGTACAACATAACGGTGTGGACCGTGAGCGGAAAGGTGTCGAGTCAACCGATCCAGCGCCAGGATCGTATGTTCCCCGATCCGATTACGATGCTCGAAGCAACCGGCATCAACGATACGTGGATTGCGCTGAAATGGGACATACCGAAGGGAGAATACACCTCCTTCGAGGTGCAGTACCTAATGAATGATTCACACTACGTGCAAAACTACACCGTCAACAATCACATCACGATCACCGATCTGAAACCTCACCGTAACTACACCATCACCGTGGTAGTCCGGTCGGGAACGGAATCAAGCGTGCTGCGGGTCAGTTTACCCATTTCGGCAAATTTCCAAACCAAGGAAGCACTGCCGGGCAGGATGGATAAGTTTGCTCCGATCGATATACAGCCGAGTGAGATAACGTTCGAATGGTCACTGCCACCGAACGAACAGAACGGTATAATACGCCAGTTTACGATCACGTACGGGTTGGATGGTTCGCAGCACACGCAGGTGAAGGACTTCCGACCGAATGAGCTGCGCGGTTCGATCAAGGGACTGCAGCCCGGCAAATCGTACGTGTTCCGTATCCAGGCAAAGACGGCTATCGGCTACGGACCGGAACACATCTGGAAGCAGAAGATGCCAATCCTGGCGCCACCGAAACCGGAAACGCAAGTCGTTCCGACGGAAGTGGGTAGCAGTGCAACGACGATTGAAATACGGTTCCGCAAGCACTACTTCAGCGATCAGAACGGTGTCGTGACAACGTACACGATCATCATTGCCGAGGATGATTCGAAGAATGCGTCCGGGTTGGAGATGCCGAGCTGGCGCGATGTGCAGTCGTACAGTGTGTGGCCACCGTACCAGGTTATCGAACCGTACTATCCGTTCAAGAACAGTTCGGTGGAGGATTTCACCATCGGGACGGAGAACTGTGACGCGAAGAAGACGGGCTACTGCAATGGGCCGCTAAAGTCGGGCACCACGTACAAGGTGAAGGTGCGCGCTTTTACGGCACCGGATAAGTTCACCGACACGGCCTACAGTTATCCTATTCGCACAG CTCAAGACAATACGTCGCTCATCGTTTCGATCACAGTGCCATTAATGATCATTGCAATGCTGGTTGGCGTCGTGCTGTTCCTTCGCCGACGACGACACACCGGTCGCAAAACCGCCGAACAACGGACCAATGACAATATGTCCCTACCGGACAGTACCATCGAAACGAGCCGTCCAGTGTTGGTAAAGAACTTTGCCGAACACTATCGCATGATGTCAGCGGATTCTGACTTTAG ATTTAGTGAGGAGTTCGAAGAGCTTAAACATATTGGCCGCGACCAACCCTGCACATTCGCGGATCTGCCGTGCAATAGGCCCAAGAATCGTTTTACCAACATTTTACCGTATGACCATTCCCGGTTCAAACTGCAACCGGTAGACGACGAGGAAGGCTCGGACTATATCAACGCTAATTACGTGCCG GGTCATAACTCGCCGAGAGAATTTATTGTGACGCAAGGTCCACTGCACTCGACGCGGGACGATTTCTGGCGGATGTGCTGGGAAAGCAACTCGCGTGCAATTGTGATGCTAACACGCACCTTCGAGAAGGGTCGCGAAAAGTGCGACCATTACTGGCCGCACGATACCGTACCAGTATATTACGGTGACATTAAAGTGACACTGCTGAACGATAGCCATTACCCGGATTGGGTCATCACCGAGTTTATGATGACGAGA GGTGAACAGCAGCGCATTATACGCCACTTCCACTTCACCACGTGGCCCGACTTTGGTGTGCCAAATCCTCCCCAAACGCTGGCGCGATTCGTGCGAGCGTTCCGCGAACGTGTCGGTCCGGATCAGCGACCGATCGTGGTGCACTGCAGTGCCGGTGTCGGTCGGTCCGGTACCTTCATCACGCTGGACAGAATATTGCAGCAAATTCAGGTGTCCGACTACGTAGACATCTTTGGCATCGTCTGGGCAATGCGGAAAG AACGTGTCTGGATGGTACAAACGGAGCAGCAGTACATATGCATTCACCAGTGTTTGCTGGTCGTGCTGGAGGGTAAGGAGGGCACGGAGCGTGAAATTCACGACAATCAGGGCTACGAAG AGCcccgagatgatgatgatcagcaATCCGAGGAGCAGTTGCTGATAGAAAATCGTTCGGATGATGATCTGGACGAGATGGCAGTCCAGCAGCAAGAGCATCATGGTGCGTCTACGGCTGCCAGTGTAGAAAATCATGAGCTAGATCGGCGAAGAAGCGGAACTGGTGAGCTAATCGGAAATGAGTTGGCGATGCTACAGCAGCAGCCTAATTTCACCGCTGGCGAAACGACTGAAGAGGAGCTGCTGGATGATGAGGAAGAGGTAGAGGTGACGGTTGATGGACTGATGATCGTGTCACGAAAGCAGTCACATACCGGTTCTACGGGGCCGATCCCCAACGGTGATGGAAAGCAGCAACCGCAACAGAACTGCAGCAATAATGATCAGCCATCATCGGGCCACGACGAACGTTCCATCAGTAGCGGAGGAACAAACAGCAATAACAGTGCCAACAGTGGATACGAATCCAGCCCTCACAAGCGCCGTTCCATGACGGCGACGAGCCAGGAACGGATGCACGAGCGACGATCGCTAACCTTCTCCACCGGTGGGGGAGAAATGCTTAGCAAAGCAGTGGACCCATCGAACGGAGATCcaatgcaacagcagcagcagcaaacccacCAAGGACCAGGaggacaacagcagcagcaaatccttccgcccgcacagcagcaacacacccATCAGCCAACGGTCGGCGGTGGGAAGCTGTGGAAGGAAGAGAGATGA
- the LOC118506391 gene encoding tyrosine-protein phosphatase 10D isoform X1 produces MQSTMLERRKKMQPPTMQQQNHKQPERSGPGAIRCVRSKSDQHRRLGRRKVVRMVGDAGSILTSARELFLTTFALALLAQQCYGADLVIEIPGNQGLDDSFYRLDYYPPIGNPAANATIASRDVGDEIQFSNGLPGTRYNFWLYYTNSTHKDWLTWTVSITTAPDPPANLTVIPRSGKNVIINWSPPLQGNYSSFKLKILGLSDNFATNQTVAIEDNQFQYMVRDLTPGATYQVQAYTLYDGKESVAYTSRNFTTKRYRHKDLLDIKILREPNTPGKFIVWFRNETTLLVLWQPPYPAGIYTHYKVSIEPPDALGSVLYVQKEGEPPGPAQAAFKGLVPGRAYNISVQTMSEDEISLPTTAQYRTVPLRPMNVTFDKKSITENSFKVMWEAPKGTSEFDKYQVSLSTSRRQQAVLRNDNENMAWLEFKENLDPGKTYQVVVKTVSGKVTSWPANGDVTLKPLPVKQLLSSTDSKTGIITISWKPDEVSTQDEYRISYHELETNNGDSSTMSTNQTSFALETLLPGRNYSVTVQALSRKMESNETVIFVVTRPSSPIIEDLKSIREGLNISWKSDVNSKQDKYEVTYTRNDTNDGKTVLTTESRLVFTNLYPGAGYEVKVFAVSHGLRSEPHSYFQAVYPNPPRNMTIEKVTSNSVLVHWKPPERSEFTEYSIRYRTESEKQWIRLPSVKATEADVTDMTPGEKYTIQVNTVSYGVESPNPQQVNQTVRPNPVSNIAPLVDSNNITLEFPRPEGRVETYIIHWWPTEQPDQVSMKNFTETNTILPYPGTLSDDEKVVEEPPLVRLLIGDLMSGVMYNFKIQTISYGLTSDLTKLQTRTMPLIQSEVVIVNNMHTRDTVTLSYTPTPQQSSKFDLYRFSLGDPSIPDKEKLANDTDRKVTFTGLTPGRLYNITVWTVSGKVSSQPIQRQDRMFPDPITMLEATGINDTWIALKWDIPKGEYTSFEVQYLMNDSHYVQNYTVNNHITITDLKPHRNYTITVVVRSGTESSVLRVSLPISANFQTKEALPGRMDKFAPIDIQPSEITFEWSLPPNEQNGIIRQFTITYGLDGSQHTQVKDFRPNELRGSIKGLQPGKSYVFRIQAKTAIGYGPEHIWKQKMPILAPPKPETQVVPTEVGSSATTIEIRFRKHYFSDQNGVVTTYTIIIAEDDSKNASGLEMPSWRDVQSYSVWPPYQVIEPYYPFKNSSVEDFTIGTENCDAKKTGYCNGPLKSGTTYKVKVRAFTAPDKFTDTAYSYPIRTELKTALLSVDAQDNTSLIVSITVPLMIIAMLVGVVLFLRRRRHTGRKTAEQRTNDNMSLPDSTIETSRPVLVKNFAEHYRMMSADSDFRFSEEFEELKHIGRDQPCTFADLPCNRPKNRFTNILPYDHSRFKLQPVDDEEGSDYINANYVPGHNSPREFIVTQGPLHSTRDDFWRMCWESNSRAIVMLTRTFEKGREKCDHYWPHDTVPVYYGDIKVTLLNDSHYPDWVITEFMMTRGEQQRIIRHFHFTTWPDFGVPNPPQTLARFVRAFRERVGPDQRPIVVHCSAGVGRSGTFITLDRILQQIQVSDYVDIFGIVWAMRKERVWMVQTEQQYICIHQCLLVVLEGKEGTEREIHDNQGYEEPRDDDDQQSEEQLLIENRSDDDLDEMAVQQQEHHGASTAASVENHELDRRRSGTGELIGNELAMLQQQPNFTAGETTEEELLDDEEEVEVTVDGLMIVSRKQSHTGSTGPIPNGDGKQQPQQNCSNNDQPSSGHDERSISSGGTNSNNSANSGYESSPHKRRSMTATSQERMHERRSLTFSTGGGEMLSKAVDPSNGDPMQQQQQQTHQGPGGQQQQQILPPAQQQHTHQPTVGGGKLWKEER; encoded by the exons ATGCAATCAACGATGCtggaaaggagaaaaaagatGCAACCGCCGAcgatgcagcagcagaaccaTAAACAACCGGAACGATCCGGACCGGGAGCCATACGGTGCGTGAGGAGTAAAAGCGACCAACATAGACGGTTGGGGCGGCGGAAAGTGGTCCGAATGGTGGGTGATGCGGGCAGCATACTGACTTCCGCCCGCGAGCTGTTCCTTACGACTTTTGCTCTCGCGCTGCTAGCACAG CAATGTTACGGGGCGGATCTGGTGATAGAAATCCCGGGCAATCAGGGTCTGGATGATTCGTTTTACCGGCTCGACTACTACCCACCGATCGGCAATCCGGCCGCAAACGCAACGATCGCTTCGCGGGACGTTGGCGACGAGATACAGTTCTCGAACGGGCTGCCCGGCACACGGTACAACTTCTGGCTGTACTACACCAACTCGACGCACAAGGATTGGCTCACGTGGACGGTTTCGATCACGACCGCGCCGGACCCGCCGGCCAACCTAACCGTGATACCGCGCAGCGGCAAGAACGTCATCATCAACTGGAGTCCACCGCTGCAGGGCAACTATTCGTCGTTTAAGCTGAAGATTCTGGGGCTGTCGGATAACTTCGCCACCAACCAGACGGTCGCGATCGAGGACAACCAATTCCAGTACATGGTGCGGGACTTGACGCCCGGTGCCACGTACCAGGTGCAGGCCTACACGCTGTACGATGGCAAAGAGTCGGTAGCGTACACGAGCCGCAACTTCACCACAA AGCGCTATCGGCACAAAGATCTGCTGGACATTAAGATTCTGCGAG AACCTAATACGCCGGGAAAGTTTATCGTGTGGTTCCGTAATGAAACCACCCTGCTCGTACTGTGGCAACCGCCGTATCCGGCCGGAATATACACCCACTACAAGGTATCGATCGAACCGCCGGATGCACTCGGCAGCGTGCTGTACGTGCAGAAGGAAGGCGAACCACCTGGACCGGCGCAGGCAGCTTTCAAGGGGCTGGTACCGGGCAGAGCCTACAACATATCGGTGCAAACAATGTCGGAAGATGAAATATCGCTCCCGACcaccgcccagtaccgtaccgtgCCGCTGCGCCCGATGAACGTAACGTTCGACAAAAAGTCCATCACAGAAAACTCGTTCAAAGTGATGTGGGAAGCGCCGAAGGGTACGAGCGAGTTCGACAAATATCAGGTCTCGCTATCCACGTCTCGGCGCCAGCAGGCCGTACTGCGAAATGACAATGAAAATATGGCGTGGCTCGAGTTCAAGGAAAATCTGGACCCGGGCAAAACGTACCAGGTGGTGGTGAAAACCGTCTCGGGCAAGGTAACGTCCTGGCCCGCGAACGGTGACGTTACGCTCAAACCGCTGCCCGTGAAGCAATTGCTCTCGTCGACCGATAGCAAGACCGGCATCATTACCATCTCCTGGAAACCGGATGAAGTGAGCACGCAGGACGAGTACCGCATCAGCTACCACGAGCTGGAAACGAATAATGGCGATTCGAGCACGATGAGTACCAATCAAACCTCGTTTGCGTTGGAAACGTTGCTTCCGGGGCGGAACTATTCCGTAACGGTGCAGGCACTGTCGCGCAAGATGGAATCCAACGAGACGGTGATCTTTGTCGTCACGCGACCCTCGTCACCGATCATCGAGGATCTGAAATCTATACGCGAGGGGCTGAACATTAGCTGGAAGAGCGATGTGAACTCGAAGCAGGACAAGTACGAGGTGACCTATACGCGGAACGATACGAACGATGGGAAGACTGTGCTGACCACGGAAAGTCGGCTGGTGTTTACGAATCTCTATCCGGGCGCTGGTTACGAGGTGAAGGTATTTGCTGTGAGTCATGGATTGCGCAGCGAACCGCACTCATACTTCCAGGCTGTTT ATCCCAACCCACCGAGAAATATGACGATTGAGAAGGTAACGAGTAACTCGGTACTGGTACATTGGAAACCCCCGGAGCGTTCAGAATTCACCGAATACTCGATTCGGTACCGAACGGAAAGTGAAAAGCAATGGATACGGTTACCGTCCGTGAAAGCAACCGAAGCGGACGTGACTGATATGACGCCGGGTGAAAAGTACACCATTCAGGTGAATACCGTAAGCTACGGTGTGGAGAGTCCGAATCCTCAGCAGGTCAATCAAACGGTACGACCGAATCCAGTCTCCAACATTGCTCCGCTGGTGGACTCGAACAACATTACGCTCGAGTTCCCGCGTCCGGAGGGCCGCGTTGAAACGTACATCATACACTGGTGGCCGACGGAGCAGCCCGATCAAGTATCGATGAAGAATTTCACCGAAACCAATACAA TTTTACCATATCCAGGCACGCTGAGTGACGACGAGAAAGTGGTTGAGGAACCTCCGCTCGTGCGACTGCTTATTGGAGATTTGATGTCCGGTGTGATGTACAATTTCAAGATCCAGACCATATCCTACGGTTTGACGAGTGATCTCACCAAGCTTCAAACGCGAACCATGCCACTCATTCAATCGGAAGTGGTGATCGTGAACAATATGCACACCCGTGACACGGTTACGCTCAGCTACACGCCTACACCCCAGCAGTCTTCAAAGTTCGATCTGTATCGCTTCTCCCTTGGAGATCCGAGCATTCCGGATAAGGAGAAGCTGGCAAACGATACCGATCGGAAGGTAACGTTCACCGGTCTCACTCCCGGCCGGCTGTACAACATAACGGTGTGGACCGTGAGCGGAAAGGTGTCGAGTCAACCGATCCAGCGCCAGGATCGTATGTTCCCCGATCCGATTACGATGCTCGAAGCAACCGGCATCAACGATACGTGGATTGCGCTGAAATGGGACATACCGAAGGGAGAATACACCTCCTTCGAGGTGCAGTACCTAATGAATGATTCACACTACGTGCAAAACTACACCGTCAACAATCACATCACGATCACCGATCTGAAACCTCACCGTAACTACACCATCACCGTGGTAGTCCGGTCGGGAACGGAATCAAGCGTGCTGCGGGTCAGTTTACCCATTTCGGCAAATTTCCAAACCAAGGAAGCACTGCCGGGCAGGATGGATAAGTTTGCTCCGATCGATATACAGCCGAGTGAGATAACGTTCGAATGGTCACTGCCACCGAACGAACAGAACGGTATAATACGCCAGTTTACGATCACGTACGGGTTGGATGGTTCGCAGCACACGCAGGTGAAGGACTTCCGACCGAATGAGCTGCGCGGTTCGATCAAGGGACTGCAGCCCGGCAAATCGTACGTGTTCCGTATCCAGGCAAAGACGGCTATCGGCTACGGACCGGAACACATCTGGAAGCAGAAGATGCCAATCCTGGCGCCACCGAAACCGGAAACGCAAGTCGTTCCGACGGAAGTGGGTAGCAGTGCAACGACGATTGAAATACGGTTCCGCAAGCACTACTTCAGCGATCAGAACGGTGTCGTGACAACGTACACGATCATCATTGCCGAGGATGATTCGAAGAATGCGTCCGGGTTGGAGATGCCGAGCTGGCGCGATGTGCAGTCGTACAGTGTGTGGCCACCGTACCAGGTTATCGAACCGTACTATCCGTTCAAGAACAGTTCGGTGGAGGATTTCACCATCGGGACGGAGAACTGTGACGCGAAGAAGACGGGCTACTGCAATGGGCCGCTAAAGTCGGGCACCACGTACAAGGTGAAGGTGCGCGCTTTTACGGCACCGGATAAGTTCACCGACACGGCCTACAGTTATCCTATTCGCACAG AACTTAAAACAGCTCTTCTATCGGTGGATG CTCAAGACAATACGTCGCTCATCGTTTCGATCACAGTGCCATTAATGATCATTGCAATGCTGGTTGGCGTCGTGCTGTTCCTTCGCCGACGACGACACACCGGTCGCAAAACCGCCGAACAACGGACCAATGACAATATGTCCCTACCGGACAGTACCATCGAAACGAGCCGTCCAGTGTTGGTAAAGAACTTTGCCGAACACTATCGCATGATGTCAGCGGATTCTGACTTTAG ATTTAGTGAGGAGTTCGAAGAGCTTAAACATATTGGCCGCGACCAACCCTGCACATTCGCGGATCTGCCGTGCAATAGGCCCAAGAATCGTTTTACCAACATTTTACCGTATGACCATTCCCGGTTCAAACTGCAACCGGTAGACGACGAGGAAGGCTCGGACTATATCAACGCTAATTACGTGCCG GGTCATAACTCGCCGAGAGAATTTATTGTGACGCAAGGTCCACTGCACTCGACGCGGGACGATTTCTGGCGGATGTGCTGGGAAAGCAACTCGCGTGCAATTGTGATGCTAACACGCACCTTCGAGAAGGGTCGCGAAAAGTGCGACCATTACTGGCCGCACGATACCGTACCAGTATATTACGGTGACATTAAAGTGACACTGCTGAACGATAGCCATTACCCGGATTGGGTCATCACCGAGTTTATGATGACGAGA GGTGAACAGCAGCGCATTATACGCCACTTCCACTTCACCACGTGGCCCGACTTTGGTGTGCCAAATCCTCCCCAAACGCTGGCGCGATTCGTGCGAGCGTTCCGCGAACGTGTCGGTCCGGATCAGCGACCGATCGTGGTGCACTGCAGTGCCGGTGTCGGTCGGTCCGGTACCTTCATCACGCTGGACAGAATATTGCAGCAAATTCAGGTGTCCGACTACGTAGACATCTTTGGCATCGTCTGGGCAATGCGGAAAG AACGTGTCTGGATGGTACAAACGGAGCAGCAGTACATATGCATTCACCAGTGTTTGCTGGTCGTGCTGGAGGGTAAGGAGGGCACGGAGCGTGAAATTCACGACAATCAGGGCTACGAAG AGCcccgagatgatgatgatcagcaATCCGAGGAGCAGTTGCTGATAGAAAATCGTTCGGATGATGATCTGGACGAGATGGCAGTCCAGCAGCAAGAGCATCATGGTGCGTCTACGGCTGCCAGTGTAGAAAATCATGAGCTAGATCGGCGAAGAAGCGGAACTGGTGAGCTAATCGGAAATGAGTTGGCGATGCTACAGCAGCAGCCTAATTTCACCGCTGGCGAAACGACTGAAGAGGAGCTGCTGGATGATGAGGAAGAGGTAGAGGTGACGGTTGATGGACTGATGATCGTGTCACGAAAGCAGTCACATACCGGTTCTACGGGGCCGATCCCCAACGGTGATGGAAAGCAGCAACCGCAACAGAACTGCAGCAATAATGATCAGCCATCATCGGGCCACGACGAACGTTCCATCAGTAGCGGAGGAACAAACAGCAATAACAGTGCCAACAGTGGATACGAATCCAGCCCTCACAAGCGCCGTTCCATGACGGCGACGAGCCAGGAACGGATGCACGAGCGACGATCGCTAACCTTCTCCACCGGTGGGGGAGAAATGCTTAGCAAAGCAGTGGACCCATCGAACGGAGATCcaatgcaacagcagcagcagcaaacccacCAAGGACCAGGaggacaacagcagcagcaaatccttccgcccgcacagcagcaacacacccATCAGCCAACGGTCGGCGGTGGGAAGCTGTGGAAGGAAGAGAGATGA